ATTCCACGTCGGCCAGCTCCGGCACGGGCAAAGCGTCCATGTCGGCGCGCAGGGCGAAGACCGGGCCGGGCCGAGCGCCCCTGACCAGCGCCACGACCCCCGTTTTGCCGGCGCGGCGCACCTCGTCCGCGCCCATTTCGCGCAGCGTCCTCTCTACGAACGCCGACGTTTCCACTTCCTGACCGCTCAGCTCCGGATGGGCGTGAAGATGGTGACGCCACGCCGTCACGTCGCCGACGACCGACGAAGCCAGTTTTAGAAGATCCATTGTTTATGCCTCCCTGTCGTGCAGCATGTCATGGAAAAGCGGAAAAACATCTCTGCCGGGACGTTTTTCCGCTTCCATTGTTTGATTGTGTTCACCAGCCGAAGATCTGCATCAGCGTGACCGTGGCGCAGCCCATGAGAATCTGGAGAAGCAGCATGGGCAGGAACCAGCGCACGTATTTGCCGTAGGCGATTCCCGCCAGGCCGAGGACGCCCATGAGCACGCCCGAGGTGGGGATGAAGCAGTTCGTGAAACCGTCGCCGAACTGGAACGCCTGCACGGCCACCTGGCGGCTGATGTTGCTCAGATCGGCCACGGGCACCATGATCGGCATGACGGTGACCGCCTGGCCGGAGCCGGAAGGAATAAAGAAGTTGATGATCACGTTGGCCAGGAACATCAGGTTGGCCCCCACGACGGCGCTGACTTTGCCGATGGGCATGGACAGGTAGTAGACGATGGTGTGGATGATCTTGCCGTCCGTCATGACCACCGAGATGGCGCGGGCGAAAACGATCACGAAGGCTGCGTACGTCAGACCGGACATGCCCTTGGTAAAGGCTTTGAACGTCTGGTTCAGCCCCAGCCCGCCGACGAAGCCGGAGGTCAGCCCCATGATCAGGAAAACGGTGGAGTAGTGGGAGATGCCCCACTTCCAGTTCAGCGAGCCGTAGATGATGAAGCCGAAACTGAGCGCCACGATCAGCGCGCAGACCGACTGCCGCCAGGTCATCTTCGCGTTCGCCGCGAGAGCGCCGAGGTCTTCCGCTTGCGCCGGCGCGTTCGGATCGTAGACAAGGCTCTTCGTGGGATCCTTTTTGATCCTTCTGATGTAGATCAGCACGAAGGCGATCGTCAGCGCGATGTTGAGGACGTGAAGCACCACGCGGATGTTGAACCCCGAGGTGATGGGCAGGCCGGCGATCTCGTTGGCGATGCCGACCGTGAACATGTTGGCCCAGCCCACGTTGAAGCCGGCGTAGGAGCCCAGATACATCATGGCGAAGCCGACCACGGCGTCGTAGCCGAGGCTCTTGGCCAGCAGCACGCCGACGGGGATCAGGGCGATGACGGGATTGGCGAAAACCCCCACGGCGCCGCCGATCGACATGACGATCATAATGACGACCACGGCCCAGATCTCCTTGCCCTTCAGCATGCCGACGATGCGTCCCATGCCGGCGCGGATCGTGCCGGTCTGTTCGATCACTTCGACGGCGCCGCCGATGAAGAACACCATCGACATCATCACGGCCGACTGGATCATGCCCTTGGTGACGGCGTTGAAGATGTCCCACAGCCCCTGGGGATTGCTCGCCACCTGATGATAGGAATCGGCGATGACTCGCTTGGTCTGCGGATCGACGTCGTACACGCCGGCGGGGATGATCCACGTCAGCGCCGCCATCACGGCCGTGAGGACAAACATGAGCGCGAACGTGTGAGGAAGCTTGAGCGCTTTGTTCTGGACTGCCATTGTGATCCCTCCCGAAAATGATATAAGACCAAAGGGTTTGTTTCGGTAAATTACCATAACCGCCTGAGTTGGACAAGTACAAGAAGAATAAATAAGTTTAATTTTCTGAAAAAACGGCGAAGACCATCTCCCGTCGACGGTGAAATCGGGAACGCGCCATCTCCGGCGGCTGTCCAGTAAGCGACAGTCTATGAAAAAAACGCGGGCTGCGGAAGAGACCTCGACCGTTCGTTTTTTTCGAAGCCCGTCGCGTCATGGCCGCTGGCTCTGTCCCTATATTATTGAGAATTTTTCCTGGAATATGCCTTGTAAATCTGACCGTTCTTCTTCAAATATGAGCATGGAACATTCCCCCCATAAAATGGTAAAATATATTTTAAGCGGTGTGCTGCAGGGGCAGCCCGCTATTCCAAAGAAAAAAGAGGTGTGTGTGTTATGAGAGGTTACGCGATGCTCAAAATTGGCGAAGTTGGTTGGATCGAAAAAGACCGGCCGGCCTGCGGCCCGATGGACGCCATCTGCAAACCGCTTGCGCTGGCGATCTGCACATCGGACGTCCATACGGTCTGGGAGGGGGCCATCGGCGAACGGCACAACATGATCCTCGGCCACGAAGGCTGCGCCGAGGTCGTGGAAGTCGGCTCGATGGTCAAGGACTTCAAGCCCGGCGACCGCGTGCTCGTGCCCGCGATCACGC
This sequence is a window from Pyramidobacter sp. YE332. Protein-coding genes within it:
- a CDS encoding Na+/H+ antiporter NhaC family protein — protein: MAVQNKALKLPHTFALMFVLTAVMAALTWIIPAGVYDVDPQTKRVIADSYHQVASNPQGLWDIFNAVTKGMIQSAVMMSMVFFIGGAVEVIEQTGTIRAGMGRIVGMLKGKEIWAVVVIMIVMSIGGAVGVFANPVIALIPVGVLLAKSLGYDAVVGFAMMYLGSYAGFNVGWANMFTVGIANEIAGLPITSGFNIRVVLHVLNIALTIAFVLIYIRRIKKDPTKSLVYDPNAPAQAEDLGALAANAKMTWRQSVCALIVALSFGFIIYGSLNWKWGISHYSTVFLIMGLTSGFVGGLGLNQTFKAFTKGMSGLTYAAFVIVFARAISVVMTDGKIIHTIVYYLSMPIGKVSAVVGANLMFLANVIINFFIPSGSGQAVTVMPIMVPVADLSNISRQVAVQAFQFGDGFTNCFIPTSGVLMGVLGLAGIAYGKYVRWFLPMLLLQILMGCATVTLMQIFGW